One stretch of Pedobacter riviphilus DNA includes these proteins:
- the tamL gene encoding translocation and assembly module lipoprotein TamL has product MRKLIRPLLFLLACLVWAACSSTKSLKPGQILYTGAEVKINPDSSGKIDNEKQVKTDLEAKTRPRPNKSILGIKFKLGIYNLAGEPKKPKGFRNWLRRQGEAPVLLNDVKLKYNNDVLSSYLISEGYLQANVTGDTVIKEKKGKAIYTAVTGQRYKINKINFPPDTGVLTKIINANKDKTLLKVGDYYDIDTYKNERIRIDNDLKENGYFYFSPDYLIMQVDSTIGKNLVNVSVKVKDIAPDAALKPYTIKNINIYPNYSLRRDNTLRKLKPLQYNDFNIFDDRNTFKPRLFDRLVFFQKGEPYNRKDHNQSLNRMVNVGAFQDVRAEFLPVDSFKNNQLDLNIYLTPLKKNSLTFSVTGTSKSNNFVGSEVKVTQTTRNLFRNAEQLDISLSGGFETQTKGTSLGKNSLSLTAEGKLTFPRFIVPFYKPNSTNAFIPKTIASLSYQMLNRGSEYTLHAFKGQYGYNFKENQYKEHNFNPISVSYVSTSFPSDTTEERIYEQNPLLRTTLESQFIIGSNYNFTYTNQMEDSRRNNTYFFGGLETGGNVWGLFTPKDENGQRSIFNKPLTQFIRVEADLRDYYKITRNLIWANRLNLGYGYAYGNSSSMPFVKQFFAGGSNDIRAFPARTLGPGTYKVRDDAIFADQGGDIKLMLNSELRFKIVSVLYGALFVDAGNIWLRKEDLGEPGKPETARLGSGFKLKNAFNELAVGTGAGLRVDVSIFVVRLDVAFPVRKPYLPEGQRWVFNDIAFGNKDWRKQNLIFNIGIGYPF; this is encoded by the coding sequence ATGAGAAAACTAATTAGACCGCTTTTATTTTTATTGGCCTGTTTAGTTTGGGCAGCTTGCAGCAGTACCAAATCTTTAAAACCAGGCCAGATTTTGTATACCGGTGCTGAGGTAAAAATCAATCCTGATTCATCCGGAAAAATTGATAATGAAAAACAGGTTAAAACCGATCTGGAAGCTAAAACAAGGCCACGTCCCAATAAATCTATTTTGGGTATAAAATTTAAACTGGGCATTTACAATCTTGCTGGCGAACCCAAAAAGCCAAAAGGTTTTAGAAACTGGTTGCGCAGACAAGGAGAAGCCCCAGTGTTATTGAACGATGTAAAACTGAAATACAACAACGATGTATTATCCAGTTACCTCATTAGCGAAGGATATTTACAGGCAAATGTTACCGGCGATACCGTTATTAAAGAAAAAAAGGGTAAGGCCATTTATACTGCGGTTACTGGGCAAAGGTATAAAATCAACAAAATTAATTTCCCGCCAGATACAGGAGTACTCACAAAAATCATTAATGCAAACAAAGACAAAACCTTGCTAAAAGTTGGCGATTATTATGATATCGATACCTATAAAAATGAGCGGATCAGGATTGATAACGATTTAAAAGAAAATGGCTATTTCTATTTCAGTCCAGATTATTTAATTATGCAGGTAGATAGTACCATTGGTAAAAACCTGGTTAATGTTTCGGTTAAGGTAAAAGATATCGCTCCTGATGCGGCATTAAAGCCTTATACCATTAAAAATATTAACATATATCCTAACTATTCTTTAAGGAGAGATAATACATTAAGAAAGTTAAAACCACTTCAGTATAATGATTTCAATATATTCGATGACCGAAACACCTTTAAACCAAGGCTTTTCGACCGCTTGGTGTTCTTCCAAAAAGGCGAACCTTATAACCGTAAAGATCATAACCAATCGTTAAACCGAATGGTAAATGTAGGTGCATTTCAAGATGTGAGGGCCGAATTTTTACCAGTTGATAGTTTCAAAAACAATCAGCTTGATCTGAACATTTATTTAACACCTTTAAAGAAAAATTCACTTACCTTTTCTGTTACCGGAACAAGTAAATCAAACAATTTTGTCGGCTCAGAGGTAAAAGTTACACAAACCACCAGAAACCTATTTAGAAATGCCGAACAGTTAGACATCAGTTTAAGTGGTGGTTTCGAAACACAAACCAAAGGAACTTCATTAGGCAAAAACTCTTTGTCGTTAACCGCCGAAGGAAAACTGACCTTTCCCAGGTTTATTGTGCCATTTTACAAACCGAATAGTACCAATGCCTTTATCCCGAAAACCATTGCCTCGCTTTCTTACCAAATGCTTAACCGTGGTTCTGAATATACCTTACATGCATTTAAGGGGCAATATGGTTACAACTTTAAAGAGAATCAGTACAAAGAGCATAATTTCAACCCAATATCAGTAAGTTATGTTTCTACTTCTTTTCCATCTGACACGACTGAGGAGAGAATATACGAACAAAATCCACTCTTAAGAACTACGTTAGAAAGTCAGTTTATTATTGGTAGCAATTATAATTTCACCTATACCAACCAGATGGAAGATAGCCGGAGAAATAACACCTATTTCTTTGGAGGATTAGAAACCGGAGGTAATGTTTGGGGGTTATTTACCCCAAAGGATGAAAATGGTCAACGATCTATCTTTAACAAACCGTTAACGCAGTTTATCAGAGTAGAAGCCGATTTAAGAGACTATTATAAAATTACCAGAAACTTAATCTGGGCAAACAGGTTAAACTTAGGTTATGGTTATGCTTATGGAAACTCCAGCTCAATGCCATTTGTTAAACAGTTTTTTGCAGGCGGCAGTAACGATATCAGGGCTTTTCCGGCCAGAACACTAGGGCCGGGTACTTATAAAGTTCGAGATGATGCTATTTTTGCCGATCAGGGTGGTGATATTAAGTTAATGCTCAACTCAGAACTGCGTTTTAAGATAGTGAGCGTACTTTATGGAGCACTGTTTGTAGATGCCGGAAATATCTGGCTAAGGAAAGAAGATCTTGGAGAACCTGGCAAACCAGAGACGGCAAGACTTGGATCTGGTTTTAAGCTGAAAAATGCTTTTAATGAACTGGCTGTTGGTACGGGTGCAGGCTTACGGGTAGATGTGAGCATTTTTGTAGTCCGTTTAGATGTGGCTTTTCCTGTACGTAAACCATACTTACCAGAAGGACAAAGATGGGTATTTAATGATATCGCATTCGGGAATAAGGATTGGCGTAAACAGAATTTAATTTTTAACATTGGGATAGGATATCCTTTTTAA
- a CDS encoding PNGase F N-terminal domain-containing protein has protein sequence MKHLCILIFSIFLSFKLQAQAVLKSNAVYKIIYFRSSDGKPKEDQNAIVVLASASQNLISNAGILDNKAKYPYEQSIVAKPAQILFQVADLGANKQIATADSVAVGKQTFELSNETKVILGYTCKKATTVVNSNRIDLWYTNDAGIKAAPTSLGQNLGLVLEQVRNGSSFVTATKIEEVKKSKPIDLQKISAKLTDGLTYKDLLWKSRFTTLSVFNNETINFIDKPQSNDSVFRFAGGTVIARKVKFPEFQSNPNVFVDLTEQSNGDAYDRTGSVFIIPTDKQISLMDALKNSVKNLPVYDNGNGKQYQGVVATANYNPVIELMRFFTPFGVGKYNTLKLKDKNWAEKVYYRQDISELFPLVNGKEAWIAVFVGNYDKGGHKVSLNITLHNGGRQKEAKEVILPLFNSTNVMEMAGQEYATMFSSDKGLEVSFTLAKDLKDAKLRYITTGHGGWGNGDEFVPRKNTIWLDEKEAFAFTPWRQDCGSYRLSNPASGNFETGLSSSDLSRSNWCPGTVTNPEWISLGDLKAGTHTIKVTIPMGKPEGSSSSAWNVSGVLLGVE, from the coding sequence ATGAAGCATCTCTGCATCCTTATTTTTTCGATTTTTCTTTCTTTTAAACTGCAAGCTCAAGCCGTACTTAAAAGTAATGCGGTTTATAAAATAATTTATTTCCGATCTTCAGATGGAAAACCGAAAGAAGACCAGAATGCTATAGTGGTATTGGCTTCGGCAAGTCAAAATTTAATCAGCAATGCTGGCATCCTCGATAATAAGGCGAAATATCCTTACGAACAAAGCATTGTTGCTAAGCCTGCACAAATTTTATTTCAGGTTGCCGATTTAGGTGCAAATAAGCAGATTGCAACTGCTGATAGTGTTGCAGTTGGTAAGCAAACTTTTGAGTTGAGCAACGAAACCAAAGTGATTTTGGGTTATACCTGTAAAAAAGCCACAACAGTTGTTAATTCCAATAGAATAGACCTATGGTATACTAACGATGCCGGTATAAAAGCCGCGCCAACCAGTTTAGGCCAGAATCTTGGACTGGTTTTAGAACAGGTGCGTAATGGCAGTAGCTTTGTAACTGCTACAAAAATTGAAGAAGTTAAAAAATCGAAACCAATCGATCTGCAAAAAATAAGTGCTAAACTAACTGATGGATTAACTTATAAAGATTTACTCTGGAAAAGCAGGTTTACCACACTAAGTGTTTTTAATAACGAAACGATTAATTTTATTGATAAACCACAATCGAACGATTCTGTATTCCGTTTTGCGGGAGGGACAGTGATTGCCAGGAAAGTAAAATTTCCCGAGTTTCAGTCTAACCCCAATGTTTTTGTCGATTTAACCGAGCAATCCAACGGCGATGCATACGATAGAACAGGATCGGTATTTATTATTCCGACTGATAAACAGATCAGTTTAATGGATGCACTTAAAAACTCTGTTAAAAACCTACCTGTTTACGATAATGGCAATGGAAAGCAATACCAGGGTGTTGTAGCCACAGCAAATTATAACCCCGTTATAGAGTTGATGCGTTTTTTTACCCCTTTCGGCGTTGGTAAATACAATACTTTAAAATTGAAGGATAAAAATTGGGCAGAAAAAGTTTACTATAGACAGGATATTTCGGAATTGTTTCCGCTGGTAAATGGCAAAGAGGCTTGGATAGCTGTTTTTGTTGGAAACTATGATAAGGGCGGACATAAAGTTTCTTTAAATATTACACTGCACAACGGTGGAAGACAAAAGGAAGCCAAAGAAGTGATTTTGCCCTTATTTAATTCGACTAATGTAATGGAAATGGCTGGACAAGAATATGCAACCATGTTTAGCAGTGATAAAGGTTTGGAAGTTTCTTTTACCTTAGCAAAAGACCTAAAAGATGCGAAACTGCGTTACATTACAACAGGTCACGGCGGCTGGGGAAATGGCGATGAGTTTGTGCCACGGAAAAATACCATCTGGCTGGACGAAAAAGAAGCATTCGCTTTTACACCATGGCGACAGGATTGCGGTTCGTACCGATTATCGAACCCTGCCTCTGGAAATTTCGAAACTGGTCTTTCTTCATCTGATTTAAGCCGTTCTAACTGGTGCCCAGGTACCGTTACCAATCCGGAATGGATCAGCTTAGGAGATTTAAAGGCAGGTACGCACACTATAAAAGTAACCATCCCAATGGGTAAACCAGAAGGCTCCAGCTCTAGTGCATGGAATGTTTCGGGCGTGTTGTTGGGGGTAGAATAG
- a CDS encoding cytidine deaminase: protein MNSINLNITFEQYESIIELTSADRTLCELAKQALNTSYSPYSKFRVGTAIRLASGETILGSNQENLAYPSGLCAERVALFTIGATYPNAVIESMAITAQTDNFEILKPITSCGGCLQVMAEFERKQNTPIEVIFYCLNGEVLKVPSVKSLLPFAFVEDRLER from the coding sequence ATGAATTCAATAAATCTAAATATAACTTTTGAACAATACGAAAGTATTATAGAATTAACATCAGCAGATAGAACGCTTTGTGAACTTGCAAAGCAGGCTTTAAATACGTCTTATTCCCCATATTCCAAGTTTAGAGTAGGTACGGCAATCCGTTTGGCCTCTGGCGAAACCATATTGGGCAGTAACCAAGAAAATTTAGCCTATCCATCAGGACTTTGTGCAGAGCGTGTTGCACTTTTTACCATTGGTGCTACCTACCCAAATGCAGTTATAGAAAGTATGGCCATAACTGCCCAAACTGACAATTTTGAGATTTTAAAACCTATTACCTCCTGTGGAGGCTGTTTACAGGTAATGGCAGAGTTTGAACGTAAACAAAATACACCAATTGAAGTGATTTTTTATTGCCTAAACGGAGAAGTGTTAAAAGTGCCAAGTGTGAAAAGTTTACTGCCTTTTGCTTTTGTTGAGGATCGATTGGAGCGGTAA
- a CDS encoding translocation/assembly module TamB domain-containing protein produces the protein MNKYVRKSLKILLWVIASIIILVVGLALSLNIPAVQNFVKEKAINYLKSKTKTEVSLESIKIALPKDVVLNKFYIEDRKGDTLLYAEKLAVDISLFKLLKNTIEVNNIELKNIRANVKRISPDTTFNFSFLVDAFMSDQKKTEEKVDKDTTSTLKFSVDKVSFEDIGINYRDDVAGNDVKLYLGAFKTKIKDFDLANQHYVIKELSLVNTSLRYLQQKPLVHLVQHITNSVDSSEKKQGKLPLIEVQNFIFSKVKVNYDDQLSTTKAVADVNDLGLVNLKVDLTNSKYAVDDAHLNKSNILFAFKPAPSNDLKKVKDTVVPEKSPLGLIIKNISLADNHVQFDNLGAKPTPKGMDFNHLKINQLNLGASDVSYSAAGIKANVKNGSLKEKSGFVLDQLRGDAVYNDKQIKLSNFILKTPNTSIENATELNFTSMEDLTKHPERVKLNLAFKNTTIGLKDAGFFSDAVPANYRNEKIKLTANVNGYLNNLNIPKLQISGLKNTQIDISGRAKGLPDIKKTYLDLNIKKLHVTKGDILVAVPKKSLPPTIELPNVIDAKGNFKGSMTDFNANMNINTDMGGAVVVAGMKGPKGKESYKADISLNNFNVGRLLKMQPKLGRISVKANVAGTGLDPKKINAKFNAKVISAYYNKYTYRNLSLAGNYSNQNISIKSSMPDSNANFNLAAKVNMTGKYPAVKADLNLKQVNLQALNFSPTVLSAAGIVKVDLATADADYLNGSVDITSLQLVKDKQKINVDTISIRAKSTATENELTLKSEILSAKIDGKYQLTKVGDAIINEINKYYAFGTVAKVPDQRLRFFVQVYDSKLLKEFVPELTVFKPSQFYGLIDTQKDSLQIKGNFPQVVYGDFKVDTTVLNINNDNSKLGYSLTVKRLQSPSIALFNTEVSGEAANNNLGVNVFLRDRQRKNKYVIGGNFQSINKDFKFTLDPQKLLLDYQKWVVSQDNYIQFGASGVLVNQFQISNSGQSLSINSNPTEANAPLAVEFKDFQLETLTKFAETDTTLVGGRLNGTANVKDLASTPKFEANLTIDQLRYQKDQLGTLRLAVNNNTENAFEVNVALTGVHELRVNGFYYTAPESALDLTVNVDKIEMKNIESLSAGQLKNGTGTLTGALTVKGALTAPKILGDLTFNNAGIKVAYVNSYFRMPNEKISFTNEGISFNNFTLIDSLNQKATVNGKVYTTDFKNYRFGLDIRTNNFRAINSTAADNDMIYGTVFLTSNVKVRGDLNQPDVNMNIKVNKGTKFFFALPSSDPAIIDQEGIVQFIDADAPPFNGQKALKVDSISKSPIKGLNLVAAVTVDPEAELNVVVDPSTGDNLKVRGDADLNVTMDPSGKISMTGRYEIVDGSYNLTLAVVKKEFKLVKGSTIVWTGEPTSATANITALYEVNAAPIDLLNQPDLYEARTKLPFQVYLMIKGELLKPTISFKLDLPENERGALSGQVYTKLINVNRDESELNKQVLSLLALNRFIANNPFQSLAGGGGGVSTLARSSVSKLLTEQLNNLTSDLIQGVDLNFGVNSSEDYSTGSMQQKTDLEVGLSKKLLNDRLTVSVGSSFALEGPQAPGEKSTNIAGNVNVEYALSADGRYRLRAYRRNQNDMIVQGQIVETGLGFTLVVDYNKFREIFQKKRIRRIRNIEQKAQDEKTN, from the coding sequence TTGAATAAATACGTACGCAAAAGTCTAAAAATTTTATTGTGGGTAATTGCTTCCATCATTATTCTGGTTGTTGGTTTAGCCCTATCTTTAAATATCCCGGCGGTTCAGAATTTTGTTAAAGAAAAAGCTATAAACTACCTTAAAAGCAAAACCAAAACTGAAGTAAGTTTAGAAAGCATTAAAATCGCCTTGCCAAAAGATGTGGTTTTAAACAAATTTTACATCGAAGACCGTAAAGGTGATACCTTATTGTATGCGGAAAAACTGGCCGTTGATATCAGTTTATTTAAACTGTTAAAAAACACCATAGAGGTTAACAATATTGAGCTGAAAAACATACGTGCAAATGTTAAGCGTATTAGTCCTGATACAACTTTCAACTTTTCGTTTCTGGTTGATGCTTTTATGAGCGATCAGAAAAAGACTGAAGAAAAAGTAGATAAAGACACTACCTCTACCCTTAAATTCTCTGTTGATAAAGTTTCTTTCGAAGATATAGGCATCAACTATCGTGATGATGTGGCGGGTAATGATGTAAAATTATATCTGGGTGCATTTAAAACCAAAATCAAAGATTTTGATCTGGCCAATCAGCATTATGTAATTAAAGAATTAAGTTTAGTGAACACTTCTTTACGTTATCTACAGCAAAAACCACTGGTACACCTGGTGCAGCATATTACCAATAGTGTTGATAGCAGTGAGAAAAAACAGGGAAAGTTACCATTAATAGAAGTGCAGAACTTCATTTTCAGTAAGGTAAAAGTAAATTACGACGATCAGCTATCCACTACCAAAGCTGTTGCCGACGTAAACGACCTGGGGTTGGTAAACCTGAAAGTAGATTTAACCAACAGTAAATATGCTGTTGATGATGCACATTTAAACAAATCAAATATTCTTTTTGCTTTTAAACCAGCACCAAGTAACGATTTAAAGAAAGTTAAAGATACGGTAGTGCCCGAAAAATCGCCTTTGGGTTTAATTATTAAGAATATCAGCTTAGCGGATAACCATGTACAATTCGATAATCTTGGCGCTAAACCTACCCCAAAAGGCATGGACTTTAACCACCTAAAAATTAACCAGCTCAATTTAGGCGCCAGTGATGTAAGTTACAGCGCTGCAGGTATAAAGGCCAATGTTAAAAATGGATCTTTAAAGGAAAAAAGTGGTTTCGTCTTGGATCAATTAAGAGGTGATGCAGTTTATAATGACAAACAGATCAAACTGAGCAATTTCATTTTAAAAACGCCTAACACTTCGATCGAAAATGCGACTGAATTAAATTTTACTTCGATGGAGGATTTAACCAAACATCCTGAACGCGTAAAATTGAATTTGGCTTTTAAGAACACCACCATCGGATTAAAAGATGCTGGCTTTTTCAGCGATGCCGTTCCAGCAAATTACCGTAACGAAAAAATAAAACTAACAGCAAATGTTAATGGTTATCTGAATAACCTGAATATCCCAAAACTGCAGATCAGTGGTTTGAAAAATACCCAGATTGATATTAGTGGAAGGGCAAAGGGACTGCCAGATATCAAGAAAACTTATCTCGATTTAAACATTAAAAAACTTCATGTTACCAAAGGAGATATCCTGGTGGCTGTACCTAAAAAATCTTTACCCCCAACAATCGAATTGCCAAACGTAATTGATGCTAAAGGTAATTTTAAGGGCTCAATGACCGATTTTAATGCCAACATGAACATTAATACCGATATGGGTGGTGCAGTTGTGGTAGCAGGAATGAAAGGTCCTAAAGGTAAAGAAAGTTATAAGGCAGACATTAGTTTAAATAACTTCAATGTAGGTAGACTCTTAAAAATGCAGCCAAAATTGGGTAGGATTTCGGTTAAAGCAAATGTTGCAGGTACAGGGCTCGATCCTAAAAAAATTAATGCAAAATTTAATGCAAAGGTTATTAGTGCTTACTATAATAAATATACCTATCGCAATTTAAGCCTTGCCGGCAATTACAGCAACCAGAACATCAGCATTAAAAGTAGCATGCCCGATAGCAATGCCAACTTTAATTTAGCTGCTAAAGTGAACATGACAGGTAAATATCCAGCGGTAAAAGCCGATTTAAATTTAAAACAGGTAAACCTACAGGCATTAAACTTTAGTCCAACGGTATTAAGTGCTGCAGGCATAGTTAAAGTAGACCTCGCCACTGCCGATGCCGATTATTTAAACGGATCGGTTGATATTACCAGCTTACAATTGGTAAAAGACAAACAAAAAATCAATGTAGATACGATTTCCATCCGGGCAAAATCGACCGCTACAGAAAATGAGCTGACCTTAAAATCTGAAATACTATCGGCTAAAATTGATGGCAAATACCAGCTCACCAAAGTAGGCGATGCCATTATCAACGAAATTAATAAATACTACGCCTTTGGTACCGTTGCTAAAGTTCCCGATCAGAGGTTAAGGTTTTTCGTACAAGTATATGATTCTAAATTATTAAAAGAATTTGTACCCGAGTTAACAGTATTCAAGCCGTCACAGTTTTATGGATTAATCGATACACAAAAAGATAGCTTACAGATTAAGGGAAATTTCCCGCAGGTGGTATATGGTGATTTTAAGGTAGATACCACCGTGTTAAACATCAATAACGACAACAGCAAATTAGGTTATAGTTTAACCGTTAAGCGTCTTCAAAGCCCATCTATTGCACTCTTCAATACCGAAGTAAGTGGCGAAGCAGCGAACAATAATTTGGGCGTAAATGTTTTCTTACGAGACAGGCAGCGTAAAAACAAATATGTAATTGGTGGTAATTTCCAATCTATTAACAAAGATTTTAAATTCACCCTCGATCCACAGAAACTTCTGCTCGACTACCAGAAATGGGTGGTTTCGCAAGATAATTATATCCAGTTCGGTGCCTCAGGTGTATTGGTTAATCAATTTCAGATCAGCAATAGCGGCCAATCACTTTCCATCAATAGTAATCCTACCGAAGCAAATGCGCCCTTGGCAGTAGAATTTAAAGATTTCCAACTAGAAACCTTAACCAAATTTGCAGAAACCGATACTACTTTGGTTGGTGGCCGTTTAAATGGAACAGCGAATGTTAAAGACCTGGCCAGCACACCAAAATTTGAAGCTAACTTAACCATCGATCAGTTACGTTACCAAAAAGATCAACTGGGTACCTTGCGCCTCGCTGTAAACAATAATACCGAAAATGCCTTCGAGGTAAATGTGGCGCTAACCGGCGTGCATGAGTTAAGGGTTAACGGCTTCTATTATACTGCACCAGAAAGCGCTTTGGATCTTACGGTAAACGTCGATAAGATTGAAATGAAAAACATCGAAAGTTTATCTGCAGGCCAGCTTAAAAACGGCACAGGTACCTTAACCGGGGCACTTACTGTTAAAGGCGCGCTAACAGCTCCGAAAATTCTAGGCGACTTAACCTTCAACAATGCAGGAATCAAAGTGGCTTATGTAAACTCATATTTCCGTATGCCGAATGAAAAAATATCGTTTACAAATGAAGGCATCAGTTTTAATAACTTTACACTAATTGATTCCCTAAATCAAAAAGCAACAGTAAACGGAAAGGTTTACACCACCGATTTTAAAAACTACCGCTTCGGTTTAGATATCCGAACAAACAATTTCAGGGCAATCAATTCTACCGCAGCCGATAACGATATGATTTATGGTACGGTGTTTTTAACCAGCAATGTTAAGGTGCGTGGAGATTTGAACCAACCAGATGTAAACATGAACATCAAGGTAAATAAGGGTACAAAATTTTTCTTTGCTTTACCTTCAAGTGATCCGGCAATTATTGATCAGGAAGGTATAGTGCAATTTATTGATGCCGATGCTCCTCCCTTTAACGGACAAAAAGCTTTAAAGGTTGACAGTATTAGCAAATCACCCATCAAAGGCTTAAACCTTGTGGCGGCAGTAACGGTCGACCCAGAAGCAGAACTAAACGTTGTGGTAGATCCATCTACTGGTGATAATTTAAAAGTTAGAGGTGATGCAGATTTAAATGTAACAATGGATCCTAGTGGTAAAATCAGTATGACCGGTAGGTACGAGATTGTTGATGGTTCATACAATTTAACACTGGCCGTTGTAAAAAAAGAATTTAAACTGGTTAAAGGGAGTACCATTGTGTGGACAGGCGAACCTACTTCTGCTACTGCAAATATTACGGCACTATACGAAGTTAACGCGGCACCTATCGATCTGTTAAATCAACCAGATCTTTACGAAGCCAGAACCAAATTGCCTTTCCAGGTTTATTTGATGATAAAAGGGGAATTGTTGAAACCTACGATTTCCTTTAAGCTCGATCTGCCAGAAAATGAGCGTGGGGCTTTAAGTGGTCAGGTTTATACCAAATTGATTAATGTAAACCGCGATGAGAGCGAATTGAACAAACAGGTTCTTTCTTTACTTGCCTTAAACCGGTTTATTGCAAACAACCCCTTCCAAAGTTTGGCGGGCGGCGGCGGCGGTGTTTCTACGCTTGCCCGTTCGAGTGTAAGTAAACTGTTAACCGAGCAATTGAATAATTTAACCTCCGATCTAATTCAGGGTGTTGATCTAAACTTCGGTGTAAATTCATCTGAAGATTATTCAACCGGCTCAATGCAGCAAAAAACGGATCTGGAAGTTGGCTTATCGAAAAAACTTTTAAACGACAGGCTAACCGTTAGTGTAGGAAGCTCTTTTGCATTAGAAGGGCCACAGGCTCCAGGAGAAAAATCGACCAATATTGCGGGGAATGTAAACGTAGAATATGCGCTTTCTGCTGATGGACGCTACCGTTTAAGGGCCTATCGCCGAAACCAGAACGATATGATTGTACAAGGGCAGATTGTTGAAACAGGCCTGGGCTTTACACTAGTAGTAGATTACAATAAATTTAGAGAGATTTTCCAAAAGAAAAGGATCAGAAGAATAAGAAACATTGAACAGAAAGCACAAGATGAGAAAACTAATTAG